The DNA region TCCTTCCTCAGTCAGGGTGTcctggtggttttttttgtgtgtgtatgtgtgtacaggcACATCTCACTTCTTGGTTCTCGTGGTGATGACGATATTGTATTCTGAGGTTAATAGAACTTATGCATGGTACAGCACCTCACTTGGCCCTCTCAGTAACTATAGGATACATGTCATCtgcatgtgaaaaagaaaaatctcaagagTAACTCACCCAGGCTATAAAGTAAAAGATTACAAATGGGAGTTCAGTTTTTCTTGAATCTCCTGTTCTACTATCCCTGTCTGGGCCTCTGTTATTCTAGGGTTGGTCAGAATATTGATAAAAGAATTGTGacttatgtgtgtatacatttttaaattaagcttAGTTCTCTAAACTGGTATCAGAAAGATTTAAAAGCAAATTGAGTCAGAATTTTCCATGTCTATTTTGTGTGAGTATTGTGATTGAAAGTCAGTCTCCTTAcaggaaccaaaaaaaaagttttatagtGAGGAATTTAAAAACCCTTTATTACTATAATATTATTATGAAGCAGTGGCAGTATTAATCAGTTTTATTTCTTGTGGTTGTCAGGATTAAATGACGTACATTTCAAATACATTGCTAGCCCAGTAAGTATTCAGTAAATGGTAGCTATTATCAGCAGTTAGAATATtggctttttttaatttgaagaatgGATTCAGCATTGTATTGAAAAGGTGGGAAAGAAGGCTAGgaccatagctcaagtggtagtgcatctgcctagcaagctcaaggccctgagttcaaaccagttCTACCTTCCAGCCCACCTGCAAAGGAGGGAAcaagaagggggaaaagaagaaaaagaaataaatgcaaagaaTTGTAAGCCACCATCCAGTTTATCTAGAAGTTGAATTGCTGTGTAATAATTTACAAAAGCTTCACGTGAATTTATTTCTAGCATAAGCAATCATTTTGAAATTGCCAGCAGAGTTTAAGTGATGAATCCTACTATGAATTAATTGATGAAAATGACCTTATATGTATCATTTTTCCACCGTCTGTTTTAGAAAGAATCGATCTACCAATTTGGGGAAAGAGTGATGTAAGAAATGCAGTTTActtgtgtgtatacatttttaaattaatagtcTTAGTTTTGGCTGAATTATTTTAAGTTTCCTTTTGAATGTATGATTTATAATGTTGATGAACTAAATTCTAAGTGTAAATATTGTTGCTTTGGATAGTCACTTTTTTCAAATTGGAAGGACAtggtttatcttatttctttatattgCTTGAGGTTGCCTTTACAAGTTATAAGaaaatcattctattttttttaaaggaatcaaCATTCATCTTTCTATCCTAGGGATGCTGACAGTTGTGTTCCTGCTACTCTCACTTATTCCCATTCAAGGGAAATGGGCTAACACTGGTTTGAATAAACTATTAAGTTATGCTAATACAGTAGTGTTCGTTGCAAAATTTTCTGTAGAAACTGTATTTTGGATAAAGTAGAGGCAGCCGTTAGACTTTGTTGCTTAGCCCTCTCCTATGGCAGGAAATAGAATCATAGACTAATAGaattttatagaaaagaaaaaatttggaCTTCAGGTACATAGGTCTCTGCATTAAGTAGATCCAGTAGACTTTACCATGGTCAGAGTGTTCACTGGTTaataaaactgaacaaaacaGATCTTAGGACAGCACCTAGCTTTGTAGTCAGCTGTGTGCTCTGGAGAAAACCAGTGAAACTGTAGGCATCTTTAGATGTCTCTTCTGAAAATAGGTGATGTGTACAAGTGAATAACTTAAAAAGTAGTATGTTGAAAGAGAATTGTTTGGGAATGTGGAAGATAACAATGCACCTCAAGTTTGTGTCTTCAAAAATTGTAATtcgggggctaggaatatggcctagtggtagagtgcttgccttgcatacatgaagccctgggttcaattcctcagcaccacatacaaagaaaaagccagaggtggcgctgtggctcaagtggtagagtgctagtcttgagcaaaaagaagccagggacagtgctcaggccttgagttcaagccccaggactggaaaaaaattgtaattcaaagcccATGGTTATCTCAGCACTttggaggctaaggcagaaggatcatagGTTGAGGACAGCttgattctatctgaaaaacaaaagcttACAGCTGTTAGAGGTCACTGGCATTTTGTAGAAGACCCTACCATTCCAGTAAAGGTTTTAAGAGAGATGATTTGTCTGGTTAAAAGAGGGCATTGCggacacttttttttaaacaagtgaaTGTGTTGTTGCTAATTctgatcattttttaaagtttaaatattAACGTTACTAACATTCAGCTTTATGTTTGTAGGGACCGATTTGCTTAGTGGCATAATACCTGAACTCTGTCAGAAATATCCAGATTTAAATTTCATAATTGGAGGAGAGGGACCAAAGAGAATCATTTTGGAAGAAGTACGGGAAAGATACCAGCTACATGACAGGTATCAGTGGCTTACATGCTATGGGGTGAAACGATATCATTTGTCTATAGTTAGCTTTGACTTTATGCTTTGCCTTAGATAGGTTGTTTCTCCCACATGTAAGAGAGATGAAAATACAATGCAGATGAGAACCCTTAAAAGAATTCACATGTTTTCCATTATCCCAGTATTTATTTGACTTTGGGGAGCATGTATAGGAGGAACTTTGAAAGGGACTAAACAGCCTACCCACTTTGATTAGAACAGTTTGCAAACTTCATGCCATATAGAGTTGTGGTGTAAATAACATGGCACAGATCTATAAATTACTGTACGCTACATGTGTGGACAGGTCATTTCTTCAGTAATTTAGATAACAATTGAAGGTGTGAAGTGTCAGTTTCAAAAGGCCCATTTTCCTGTTCAGAAATGATACTTTAACATTGATCATGaaagaatattaatattttcattaactGAAAATTAGTTTTGGAGTAGGTGAAATCTGCCATATGTAACAAAAGTTAGACCTATGcggccaggcaccactggctcatgcctgtaatcctagtccctcagaaggctgagatctgaggatcccttatcgaagccagctcaggcaggaaaattcctgagacttatctccagttaagcagcagaaagccaggaatggaactaaggctcaagtgctagagcaccagccttgagcagaaagctaagtgttagtacccaggccctgggttcaagccccagtaccagtacatatacacataaaataaagaaatagttgTGTATgttctaattattttctattagtGTCTGATGCTAATCTTTTGAGGTGAAATATGTTGGGGCACCAGTATAAGCTAAGGATAATATAAATAGGAAATTTGatttagaaattaaatttcttttgttAGAATGATTTTTCACACCTGTCTTTGCCTCTCATTTGAACAAACCAGGGTACGTCTTTTGGGAGCTTTAGAACACAAGGATGTTAGAAATGTCCTAGTTCAAGGACACATTTTTCTTAATACCTCCCTTACTGAAGCATTCTGCATGGCGATCGTGGAAGCAGCCAGTTGTGGTTTACAGGTAAAAAGGGCTTACATTGTTGCGATTCTGTATTTGAACTTTGAAATGAAATCATGAGACCCACAGTAATGTAATTTTTGAACTTGGTCTCATTGATTTTCTTAAGGTATGATTATGGTGGATCATGtgctctttgttttttcttttgaaggtTGTAAGTACCAAGGTTGGTGGAATTCCTGAAGTGCTCCCAGAAAACCTTATTATTTTATGTGAGCCTTCAGTCAAATCTTTGTGTGAAGGGTTGGAAAAAGCTATTTTCCAGCTGAAGTCAGGCACATTGCTATCTCCAGAAAAGATCCATAACATAGTGAAGACGTTCTACACCTGGAGGAATGTCgcagagagaacagaaaaagtaTGTGACATGCTAAGGAAAGATTGTATCTCAACTCCTATTTGAGTTTTTGTGCATGCATTTGCTTTCTCTTCTCTTGAAGTTGGCTATTTCTTGTTATTTGTATCCACCCAGTACTGAGAGATTTTAAACTCAGTGCATTATGCTTgccagacaggtgctctaccacttgagccatactcctatCCCTTTTTGCTCTAGCTGTTTTTCAGGAAGGATCTTGTACTTCTTTTGTTCATGTTAGTCTGGGACCATGATCCTGCCTACCTATGTATTTTTTATacctgggattgtaggcataagccaccaggccTGGCAGCCTTTCAATGTTTCGTTAAGTTTATAAATTCtctttcaaatgaaaagaaataaattacacaTTACTTTTGGTACATATATTGGGCTAATGTTTCTAGTCCGATTACTGTACTTGACATCTTAAATTAGTAATACAGTCTACTCCCCTCATTAAACTGGGTATAAGGAAGTGACAGGATTGCCATTAAAATCTTCTCTTAAATTTTGTTGAGGCTGTGTATAATTTTGGAGTATATAGATACAGTAATAAATAtgtggaagctgggcactgggggctcgtgcgtgaaatcctagctactcaggaggctgagctctgaggatcatgggtttgaggccagcccagacaggataAGAATCTGTGATCCTCGGCtttgagctaggattacaggtgtggtcaCTGGTGCCGGGCTGAAGCAAATAATTTTTGACTACAGTGTCCCTGACTTTTGAGAAATCATCTGGTGTGTCTCCCCATATGCAGTAAGTAGTTCCATTTTTCCCTTGAAAGTTAGAGAGTAGCCCTGATGACCTGTGGGGATGCAAGTGAGAGTCAGCTGGGTATGCTCTTCAGCCTCTGTCAACTCCATCTTCCTGTCTTCATGTATCTCCAGTCACTCTCTAGATTCTAATGTGACACTTGG from Perognathus longimembris pacificus isolate PPM17 chromosome 28, ASM2315922v1, whole genome shotgun sequence includes:
- the Piga gene encoding phosphatidylinositol N-acetylglucosaminyltransferase subunit A isoform X2 encodes the protein MQFTWTDLLSGIIPELCQKYPDLNFIIGGEGPKRIILEEVRERYQLHDRVRLLGALEHKDVRNVLVQGHIFLNTSLTEAFCMAIVEAASCGLQVVSTKVGGIPEVLPENLIILCEPSVKSLCEGLEKAIFQLKSGTLLSPEKIHNIVKTFYTWRNVAERTEKVYERVAREAVLSMNKRLDRLISHCGPVTGYIFALLAVFNYLFLIFLRWMTPDSIIDVAMDATGPGGAWTQQRPLSKEGNEREKKVSKTR